A single window of Camarhynchus parvulus chromosome 9, STF_HiC, whole genome shotgun sequence DNA harbors:
- the SAP130 gene encoding histone deacetylase complex subunit SAP130 isoform X1: protein MSSQQFPRSGAPPAPLGPAPPPIPTSGSAGIIAPAATVSEESSREPEVAPREHMGPSGSIQPREEKQEPVVVRPYPQVQMLTQHHPVQSGAPVTVTAPPAHLTPAVPLSFSDGLMKPPLKPTMPSRPIAPAPPSTLSAPTKVPGQVTVTMESSIPQAPTIPVATISGQQGHPSNLHHIMATNVQMSIIRSSAPGPPLHIGASHLPRGAAAAAVMSSSKVTTVLRPASQLPNAAAAQPAVQHIIHQPIQSRPPVTTSSTIPPAVVATVSATRAQSPVITTTAAHATESTLSRPTLSIQQHPPSAAISIQRPAQPRDAATRITLPSHPAIGTQKPQLHTMAQKTIFSTGTPVAAATVAPILATNTIASATTAGSVSHTQAPTSTIVTMTMPSHSSHATAVTTSNIPVAKVVPQQITHTSPRIQSDYTAERSNLIPLSSHRASPNPVAMETRNDNRQSVPVQFQYFLPTYPPSAYPLTAHTYTPITSSVSTIRQYPVSAQAPNSAITAQTGVGVASTVHLNPMQLMTVDASHARHIQGIQPAPISAQGIQPAPISAQGIQPAPIGTQGLHPAAPMGAQGLQPAPIGAQQPPGDTKTSAVVLADGATIVANPISSTFNTASAATTVVQTHNQSASASAPAQGSSPRPSILRKKPATDGLAVRKSLIPPQPPEVASTRVESTMRSTSGSPRPAGGKPKPEIHVSMATPVPVSMEAVCNQGGEQPTITVPPSSQQPPSAIPTIIAAASPTSQPAAALSTIPGAVAAAPPTSTTIVAAPAPPSTMSGALSAVLGPVVPEIKIKEEMEPMDIMRPVSAVPPLTTSTVSPSLALLANNLSMPPSDLPPGASPRKKPRKQQHVISTEEGDMMETNSTDDEKSTAKSLLVKAEKRKSPPKEYIDEEGVRYVPVRPRPPITLLRHYRNPWKAAYHHFQRYSDVRVKEEKKAMLQEIANQKGVSCRAQGWKVHLCAAQLLQLTNLEHDVYERLTALQEGLIPKKKAATDDDLHRINELIQGNMQRCKLVMDQINEARDSMLKVLDHKDRVLKLLNKNGTVKKVSKLKRKEKV, encoded by the exons ATGAGCTCGCAGCAGTTCCCCCGTTCGGGCGCGCCTCCCGCCCCGCTGGGACCAGCGCCGCCGCCCATCCCCACCAGCGGCTCGGCCGGGATTATCGCCCCCGCCGCCACAG TGAGTGAGGAATCCAGTCGTGAGCCAGAAGTTGCTCCCAGGGAGCACATGGGCCCCAGTGGCTCCATCCAGCCCcgggaggagaagcaggagccCGTGGTGGTCCGGCCGTACCCACAGGTCCAGATGCTGACACAGCACCACCCTGTCCAGTCTGGGGCcccagtgacagtgacagcaccACCAGCACATTTGACTCCAGCCGTGccactttctttttcagatggACTTATGAAG CCTCCCTTGAAGCCCACCATGCCCAGCCGGCCCATTGCTCCTGCTCCACCCTCCACTCTCTCAGCTCCCACAAAGGTCCCTGGGCAAGTGACTGTGACCATGGAAAGCAGCATCCCACAGGCTCCAACAATCCCTGTGGCAACCATCAGTGGGCAACAG GGGCATCCCAGTAACCTGCATCATATCATGGCCACCAACGTGCAGATGTCCATCATCAGGAGCAGTGCTCCTGGGCCTCCACTGCACATTGGAGCTTCTCATCTGCCCCGAG gtgcagcagctgctgcagtgatgtCCAGTTCTAAAGTAACCACAGTGCTGAGACCAGCCTCCCAGTTgccaaatgcagctgcagcccagccagcagtTCAGCACATCATCCACCAGCCAATCCAG tCACGTCCTCCTGTGACGACTTCAAGCACTATTCCTCCTGCAGTGGTGGCAACTGTCTCAGCCACGAGAGCTCAGTCCCCTGTTATAACCACAACAGCAGCACATGCCACGGAGTCAACTCTCAG CCGGCCCACGCTGTCCATCCAGCAGCACCCGCCCTCTGCAGCCATCAGCATCCAGCGGCCGGCGCAGCCGCGGGACGCGGCCACGCGCATCACGCTGCCCTCGCACCCTGCCATCGGCACCCAGAAACCACAGCTCCACACCATGGCCCAG aaaaccATTTTCAGTACTGGTactcctgtggcagcagcaacTGTGGCACCTATTTTGGCAACAAATACCATTGCTTCAGCAACCACAGCTG GTTCTGTATCTCACACCCAAGCGCCTACAAGCACCATTGTTACCATGACAATGCCCTCACATTCTTCCCATGCTACAGCTGTCACGACCTCAAACATCCCAGTTG CTAAAGTGGTTCCCCAGCAAATCACCCACACTTCTCCCCGGATCCAGTCTGACTACACAGCAGAGAGGAGTAACCTCATACCTCTGTCCAGCCACCGGGCATCTCCCAACCCAGTAGCCATGGAAACCAGAAATGACAACAG GCAGTCGGTGCCTGTCCAGTTCCAGTATTTCTTACCCACCTACCCCCCCTCTGCATACCCTCTGACTGCCCACACCTACACCCCCATCACCAGCTCCGTGTCCACCATCCGCCAGTACCCAG TTTCAGCCCAGGCGCCCAACTCGGCCATCACGGCTCAGACCGGTGTGGGAGTGGCCTCCACCGTGCACCTGAACCCCATGCAGCTGATGACAGTGGATGCATCTCACGCCCGGCACATCCAGGGCATCCAGCCTGCCCCCATCAGTGCCCAGGGCATCCAGCCTGCCCCCATCAGTGCCCAGGGCATCCAGCCTGCACCCATCGGGACCCAGGGACTGCACCCTGCTGCACCCATGGGcgcccaggggctgcagccggCACCCATCGGGGCCCAGCAGCCACCGGGAGACACCAAAACCTCAG CAGTAGTCTTGGCAGATGGAGCCACCATTGTAGCCAATCCTATTAGCAGCACATTCAACACTGCATCTGCAGCAACTACAGTTGTGCAAACCCACAACCAgagtgccagtgccagtgctccagcccagggctcctccCCACGGCCCAGCATCCTCCGCAAGAAACCAGCCACGGACGG GCTGGCAGTCCGGAAAAGTTTAATTCCCCCTCAGCCACCTGAAGTGGCCAGCACACGTGTGGAGAGCACGATGCGAAGCACGTCTGGGTCACCAAGGCCTGCTGG GGGCAAGCCAAAGCCTGAAATCCACGTGTCCATGGCCACCCCAGTGCCTGTGTCTATGGAGGCAGTGTGTAACCAGGGTGGTGAGCAGCCCACCATCACGGTGCCCCCgagctcccagcagcctccctCTGCCATCCCCACCATCATTGCGGCTGCCAGCCCcacctcccagcctgcagcagccctgtccaccatcccaggagctgtggcagctgctccaCCAACCTCCACCACCATcgtggcagctcctgctcctccatccaCCATGAGTGGGGCcctctcagcagtgctgggcccTGTGGTACCAGAGATCAAAATCAAAGAGGAAATGGAGCCTATGGACATCATGCGGCCAGTATCTG caGTCCCTCCTTTGACTACAAGTACTGTGTCTCCATCTTTGGCACTGCTGGCCAACAATCTTTCCATGCCTCCAAGCGATTTGCCACCTGGTGCCTCACCAAGGAAGAAACCCCGTAAGCAGCAGCATGTCATCTCCACAGAGGAAGGGGACATGATGGAAACAAACAGCACTGATGATGAGAAATCCACTGCCAAAAGTTTGCTGGTGAAGGCAGAGAAGCGAAAGTCTCCTCCAAAGGAGTATATAG ATGAGGAAGGTGTGAGATACGTCCCCGTGCGTCCCAGGCCGCCCATCACGCTGCTGCGGCACTACCGCAACCCCTGGAAAGCCGCTTACCACCACTTCCAGAGGTACAGCGACGTCCGCGTCAAAG AAGAGAAGAAGGCCATGCTGCAAGAGATTGCCAATCAGAAGGGTGTGTCCTGTCGTGCACAAGGGTGGAAGGTTCATCTCTGTGCAGCGCAGCTACTACAGCTG ACAAACCTGGAGCACGATGTGTATGAGAGACTGActgccctgcaggagggacTCATTCCTAAGAAAAAGGCAGCAACTGATGATGACCTGCATCGAATCAATGAACTGATCCAG GGGAACATGCAGAGGTGTAAACTCGTGATGGATCAAATCAATGAGGCTCGAGACTCCATGCTAAAGGTCTTGGATCACAAGGATCGTGTTTTGAAGCTTCTAAACAAGAATGGAACTGTTAAGAAAGTGTCCAAATTGAAGCGAAAGGAGAAGGTTTGA
- the SAP130 gene encoding histone deacetylase complex subunit SAP130 isoform X2: MSSQQFPRSGAPPAPLGPAPPPIPTSGSAGIIAPAATVSEESSREPEVAPREHMGPSGSIQPREEKQEPVVVRPYPQVQMLTQHHPVQSGAPVTVTAPPAHLTPAVPLSFSDGLMKPPLKPTMPSRPIAPAPPSTLSAPTKVPGQVTVTMESSIPQAPTIPVATISGQQGHPSNLHHIMATNVQMSIIRSSAPGPPLHIGASHLPRGAAAAAVMSSSKVTTVLRPASQLPNAAAAQPAVQHIIHQPIQSRPPVTTSSTIPPAVVATVSATRAQSPVITTTAAHATESTLSRPTLSIQQHPPSAAISIQRPAQPRDAATRITLPSHPAIGTQKPQLHTMAQKTIFSTGTPVAAATVAPILATNTIASATTAGSVSHTQAPTSTIVTMTMPSHSSHATAVTTSNIPVAKVVPQQITHTSPRIQSDYTAERSNLIPLSSHRASPNPVAMETRNDNRQSVPVQFQYFLPTYPPSAYPLTAHTYTPITSSVSTIRQYPVSAQAPNSAITAQTGVGVASTVHLNPMQLMTVDASHARHIQGIQPAPISAQGIQPAPISAQGIQPAPIGTQGLHPAAPMGAQGLQPAPIGAQQPPGDTKTSVVLADGATIVANPISSTFNTASAATTVVQTHNQSASASAPAQGSSPRPSILRKKPATDGLAVRKSLIPPQPPEVASTRVESTMRSTSGSPRPAGGKPKPEIHVSMATPVPVSMEAVCNQGGEQPTITVPPSSQQPPSAIPTIIAAASPTSQPAAALSTIPGAVAAAPPTSTTIVAAPAPPSTMSGALSAVLGPVVPEIKIKEEMEPMDIMRPVSAVPPLTTSTVSPSLALLANNLSMPPSDLPPGASPRKKPRKQQHVISTEEGDMMETNSTDDEKSTAKSLLVKAEKRKSPPKEYIDEEGVRYVPVRPRPPITLLRHYRNPWKAAYHHFQRYSDVRVKEEKKAMLQEIANQKGVSCRAQGWKVHLCAAQLLQLTNLEHDVYERLTALQEGLIPKKKAATDDDLHRINELIQGNMQRCKLVMDQINEARDSMLKVLDHKDRVLKLLNKNGTVKKVSKLKRKEKV, translated from the exons ATGAGCTCGCAGCAGTTCCCCCGTTCGGGCGCGCCTCCCGCCCCGCTGGGACCAGCGCCGCCGCCCATCCCCACCAGCGGCTCGGCCGGGATTATCGCCCCCGCCGCCACAG TGAGTGAGGAATCCAGTCGTGAGCCAGAAGTTGCTCCCAGGGAGCACATGGGCCCCAGTGGCTCCATCCAGCCCcgggaggagaagcaggagccCGTGGTGGTCCGGCCGTACCCACAGGTCCAGATGCTGACACAGCACCACCCTGTCCAGTCTGGGGCcccagtgacagtgacagcaccACCAGCACATTTGACTCCAGCCGTGccactttctttttcagatggACTTATGAAG CCTCCCTTGAAGCCCACCATGCCCAGCCGGCCCATTGCTCCTGCTCCACCCTCCACTCTCTCAGCTCCCACAAAGGTCCCTGGGCAAGTGACTGTGACCATGGAAAGCAGCATCCCACAGGCTCCAACAATCCCTGTGGCAACCATCAGTGGGCAACAG GGGCATCCCAGTAACCTGCATCATATCATGGCCACCAACGTGCAGATGTCCATCATCAGGAGCAGTGCTCCTGGGCCTCCACTGCACATTGGAGCTTCTCATCTGCCCCGAG gtgcagcagctgctgcagtgatgtCCAGTTCTAAAGTAACCACAGTGCTGAGACCAGCCTCCCAGTTgccaaatgcagctgcagcccagccagcagtTCAGCACATCATCCACCAGCCAATCCAG tCACGTCCTCCTGTGACGACTTCAAGCACTATTCCTCCTGCAGTGGTGGCAACTGTCTCAGCCACGAGAGCTCAGTCCCCTGTTATAACCACAACAGCAGCACATGCCACGGAGTCAACTCTCAG CCGGCCCACGCTGTCCATCCAGCAGCACCCGCCCTCTGCAGCCATCAGCATCCAGCGGCCGGCGCAGCCGCGGGACGCGGCCACGCGCATCACGCTGCCCTCGCACCCTGCCATCGGCACCCAGAAACCACAGCTCCACACCATGGCCCAG aaaaccATTTTCAGTACTGGTactcctgtggcagcagcaacTGTGGCACCTATTTTGGCAACAAATACCATTGCTTCAGCAACCACAGCTG GTTCTGTATCTCACACCCAAGCGCCTACAAGCACCATTGTTACCATGACAATGCCCTCACATTCTTCCCATGCTACAGCTGTCACGACCTCAAACATCCCAGTTG CTAAAGTGGTTCCCCAGCAAATCACCCACACTTCTCCCCGGATCCAGTCTGACTACACAGCAGAGAGGAGTAACCTCATACCTCTGTCCAGCCACCGGGCATCTCCCAACCCAGTAGCCATGGAAACCAGAAATGACAACAG GCAGTCGGTGCCTGTCCAGTTCCAGTATTTCTTACCCACCTACCCCCCCTCTGCATACCCTCTGACTGCCCACACCTACACCCCCATCACCAGCTCCGTGTCCACCATCCGCCAGTACCCAG TTTCAGCCCAGGCGCCCAACTCGGCCATCACGGCTCAGACCGGTGTGGGAGTGGCCTCCACCGTGCACCTGAACCCCATGCAGCTGATGACAGTGGATGCATCTCACGCCCGGCACATCCAGGGCATCCAGCCTGCCCCCATCAGTGCCCAGGGCATCCAGCCTGCCCCCATCAGTGCCCAGGGCATCCAGCCTGCACCCATCGGGACCCAGGGACTGCACCCTGCTGCACCCATGGGcgcccaggggctgcagccggCACCCATCGGGGCCCAGCAGCCACCGGGAGACACCAAAACCTCAG TAGTCTTGGCAGATGGAGCCACCATTGTAGCCAATCCTATTAGCAGCACATTCAACACTGCATCTGCAGCAACTACAGTTGTGCAAACCCACAACCAgagtgccagtgccagtgctccagcccagggctcctccCCACGGCCCAGCATCCTCCGCAAGAAACCAGCCACGGACGG GCTGGCAGTCCGGAAAAGTTTAATTCCCCCTCAGCCACCTGAAGTGGCCAGCACACGTGTGGAGAGCACGATGCGAAGCACGTCTGGGTCACCAAGGCCTGCTGG GGGCAAGCCAAAGCCTGAAATCCACGTGTCCATGGCCACCCCAGTGCCTGTGTCTATGGAGGCAGTGTGTAACCAGGGTGGTGAGCAGCCCACCATCACGGTGCCCCCgagctcccagcagcctccctCTGCCATCCCCACCATCATTGCGGCTGCCAGCCCcacctcccagcctgcagcagccctgtccaccatcccaggagctgtggcagctgctccaCCAACCTCCACCACCATcgtggcagctcctgctcctccatccaCCATGAGTGGGGCcctctcagcagtgctgggcccTGTGGTACCAGAGATCAAAATCAAAGAGGAAATGGAGCCTATGGACATCATGCGGCCAGTATCTG caGTCCCTCCTTTGACTACAAGTACTGTGTCTCCATCTTTGGCACTGCTGGCCAACAATCTTTCCATGCCTCCAAGCGATTTGCCACCTGGTGCCTCACCAAGGAAGAAACCCCGTAAGCAGCAGCATGTCATCTCCACAGAGGAAGGGGACATGATGGAAACAAACAGCACTGATGATGAGAAATCCACTGCCAAAAGTTTGCTGGTGAAGGCAGAGAAGCGAAAGTCTCCTCCAAAGGAGTATATAG ATGAGGAAGGTGTGAGATACGTCCCCGTGCGTCCCAGGCCGCCCATCACGCTGCTGCGGCACTACCGCAACCCCTGGAAAGCCGCTTACCACCACTTCCAGAGGTACAGCGACGTCCGCGTCAAAG AAGAGAAGAAGGCCATGCTGCAAGAGATTGCCAATCAGAAGGGTGTGTCCTGTCGTGCACAAGGGTGGAAGGTTCATCTCTGTGCAGCGCAGCTACTACAGCTG ACAAACCTGGAGCACGATGTGTATGAGAGACTGActgccctgcaggagggacTCATTCCTAAGAAAAAGGCAGCAACTGATGATGACCTGCATCGAATCAATGAACTGATCCAG GGGAACATGCAGAGGTGTAAACTCGTGATGGATCAAATCAATGAGGCTCGAGACTCCATGCTAAAGGTCTTGGATCACAAGGATCGTGTTTTGAAGCTTCTAAACAAGAATGGAACTGTTAAGAAAGTGTCCAAATTGAAGCGAAAGGAGAAGGTTTGA